A genomic window from Silene latifolia isolate original U9 population chromosome 11, ASM4854445v1, whole genome shotgun sequence includes:
- the LOC141611025 gene encoding glucosamine 6-phosphate N-acetyltransferase-like isoform X2, with protein sequence MQPDTPNNNHNPKIRRLEITDISKGFIELLRQLTVCGSVSETQFQDRFQELVTEGENHVICVIEDENTERIIATGSVFIEKKFIRNCGKVGHIEDVVVDVSARGMNLGKKVIDFLTAHAESVGCYKVILDCSSENKAFYEKCGFNQKEIQMVKYFT encoded by the coding sequence ATGCAACCAGACACCCCAAATAACAATCATAACCCTAAAATCAGAAGGCTCGAGATCACAGATATAAGCAAGGGTTTCATAGAGCTCCTGCGTCAGCTGACAGTTTGTGGTTCCGTCTCAGAAACACAATTTCAAGATAGATTTCAGGAACTTGTTACCGAGGGAGAAAACCATGTTATATGTGTAATAGAAGACGAAAACACGGAAAGGATAATAGCTACTGGAAGTGTGTTTATCGAGAAGAAATTTATCAGGAACTGTGGTAAGGTTGGCCACATAGAAGACGTGGTTGTTGATGTTAGTGCTCGGGGAATGAACTTGGGCAAGAAAGTGATTGATTTCCTCACTGCACATGCTGAATCAGTGGGATGCTACAAGGTTATTCTTGACTGTAGTTCTGAGAACAAAGCGTTTTATGAAAAATGCGGATTCAATCAAAAGGAGATCCAAATGGTCAAGTATTTCACTTAA
- the LOC141611025 gene encoding NEDD8-specific protease 1-like isoform X1 codes for MVRPSGDDMILSYNDTVLRRSDLDILGGPHYLNDRIIEFYFSYLSSSYPTEDIHLVPPSIAFWLQNCSDKETLKTFIEPLNFPAKNLIFFPVNNNEDVTQAEAGSHWSLLVFYRPANVFVHHDSFNGSNSAYSRMLYTNVAGFFSSSNSDIQYIEHKSSPQQNNGYDCGLFVISIARAICNWYASSDRVDEEHLWFSGVEEQVTQSTVSELRKEILGLVTELMCDKSDR; via the coding sequence ATGGTCAGACCATCTGGGGACGATATGATCCTTAGCTACAACGACACAGTACTTCGACGATCTGACTTGGACATCCTTGGTGGACCGCATTACCTCAATGATCGGATAATCGAGTTCTACTTCAGCTACCTATCATCATCCTATCCTACTGAAGACATCCATTTAGTTCCACCTTCAATCGCTTTCTGGTTACAGAACTGTTCAGATAAAGAAACTCTGAAAACCTTCATCGAACCTCTGAATTTTCCCGcaaaaaatctcatcttttttccAGTCAACAACAATGAAGACGTAACCCAAGCTGAGGCCGGGAGTCATTGGAGTCTTCTTGTGTTTTATAGGCCCGCCAATGTGTTTGTCCATCACGATAGCTTCAACGGATCAAATTCTGCATATTCAAGAATGCTGTATACTAATGTAGCAGGATTCTTTTCCAGCTCAAACTCCGATATCCAGTATATCGAGCACAAATCTTCTCCCCAACAAAATAATGGTTATGATTGTGGATTATTTGTCATCTCCATAGCAAGGGCTATATGCAACTGGTATGCAAGTAGCGACCGTGTAGACGAGGAACATCTTTGGTTTAGTGGTGTAGAGGAACAGGTCACTCAGTCTACTGTTTCTGAGCTTCGGAAAGAGATTCTTGGTCTTGTTACTGAGCTCATGTGTGATAAGAGTGATCGATAA